From a single Corvus hawaiiensis isolate bCorHaw1 chromosome 23, bCorHaw1.pri.cur, whole genome shotgun sequence genomic region:
- the WDTC1 gene encoding WD and tetratricopeptide repeats protein 1, producing the protein MLGCTAALPVASLRLPHCKKMAKANITRDIIHRQIKERGALGFERHYHVTDPFIRRLGLEAELQGHSGCVNCLEWNEKGDLLASGSDDQHTIVWDPLHHKKLLSMHTGHTANIFSVKFLPHSGDRVLITGAADSKVHVHDLTVKETVHMFGDHTNRVKRIATAPMWPNTFWSAAEDGLIRQYDLRENSKRSEVLIDLTEYCGQLVEAKCLTVNPQDNNYLAVGASGPFVRLYDIRMIHNHRKSMKQSPSAGVHTFCDRQKPLPDGAAQYYVAGHLPVKLPDYNNRLRVLVATYVTFSPDGTELLVNMGGEQVYLFDLTYKQRPYTFLLPKKCHTSGEVQNGKTSTNGVSNGIHLHSNGFRLSEGRAHISPQVELPPYLERIKQQANEAFACQLWTQAIQLYSKAVQKAPNNAMLYGNRAAAYMKRKWDGDHYDALRDCLKAISLNPCHLKAHFRLARCLFELKYVAEALECLDDFKGKFPEQAHSSACDALDRDINAALFSKSDNAEDKKGGGPIRLRATGRKDSISEDEMVLRERSYDYKFRYCGHCNTTTDIKEANFFGSNAQYIVSGSDDGSFFIWEKETTNLVRVLQGDESIVNCLQPHPSYCFLATSGIDPVVRLWNPRPESETLNGRVVVDMEGASQANQRRMNADPLEVMLLNMGYRITGLTSGGAGGSDDEDSSEGQVQCRPS; encoded by the exons GAGAGGGGAGCGCTGGGCTTCGAGCGCCACTACCACGTCACCGACCCCTTCATCCGCCGCCTCGGGctggaggctgagctgcag GGTCACTCTGGGTGTGTCAACTGTCTGGAATGGAATGAAAAAGGAGA CTTGTTGGCCTCTGGCTCTGATGACCAGCATACCATTGTGTGGGATCCTCTGCACCACAAGAAACTCCTTTCTATGCACACAGGACACACTGCAAACATCTTTTCTGTCAAG TTCTTGCCGCACTCGGGGGATCGGGTCCTCATCACGGGAGCTGCAGATTCCAAGGTGCACGTCCACGACTTGACTGTCAAGGAGACCGTGCACATGTTTGGAGATCACACCAACAGAGTGAAGCGGATTGCCACGGCTCCCATGTGGCCAAACACCTTCTGGAGTGCAGCAGAAGATGGGTTAATCAG GCAGTACGACCTGCGGGAGAACAGCAAACGTTCCGAGGTCCTGATCGACCTGACTGAGTACTGTGGGCAGCTGGTGGAGGCCAAGTGCCTGACAGTGAACCCCCAGGATAACAATTACCTGGccgtgggggccagcgggcccttCGTGCGGCTCTACGACATCCGCATGATCCACAACCACAG GAAGAGCATGAAGCAGAGTCCTTCAGCTGGAGTGCACACGTTCTGTGACCGGCAGAAGCCCCTCCCGGACGGGGCGGCTCAGTACTACGTGGCAG GGCACCTCCCGGTGAAGCTTCCAGACTACAACAACCGGCTGAGGGTCCTGGTGGCCACGTACGTCACCTTCAGCCCCGATGGCACCGAGCTCTTGGTCAACATGGGAGGGGAGCAG gTCTATTTGTTTGATCTGACGTACAAACAGCGACCATACACTTTTCTCCTCCCAAAGAAGTGCCACACTTCGGGGG AAGTGCAGAATGGAAAAACCTCTACCAATGGAGTGTCCAATGGGATCCATCTCCACAGCAACGGCTTCCGCTTGTCCGAGGGAAGGGCACACATCAG cccccaagTGGAGCTGCCCCCGTACCTGGAGAGGATCAAGCAGCAAGCCAACGAGGCCTTTGCGTGCCAGCTGTGGACCCAGGCCATCCAGCTGTACAGCAAAGCTGTGCAGAAGGCCCCCAACAACGCCATGCTCTACGggaacagagctgctgcctaCATGAAGCGCAAGTG GGATGGGGACCATTACGATGCTCTGAGGGACTGCTTGAAGGCCATATCCCTAAATCCATGCCACCTGAAGGCCCATTTCCGCCTTGCCCGCTGTCTCTTTGAACTCAAGTACGTGGCAGAAGCACTGGAGTGTCTGGATGACTTTAAAGGGAAGTTTCCAGAACAagcacacagcagtgcctgCGATGCACTAGACAGGGACATCAATGCTGCCCTATTCTCCAAGAGTGATAACG CTGAAGACAAGAAGGGGGGAGGCCCCATCCGGCTGCGAGCCACAGGCCGCAAGGACTCCATCTCTGAGGACGAGATGGTGCTGAGGGAGCGCAGCTACGACTACAAATTCCGATACTGCGGCCACTGTAACACCACGACAGACATCAAAGAGGCCAATTTCTTTGGCAG CAATGCCCAGTACATCGTCAGCGGCTCGGACGACGGCTCCTTCTTCATCTGGGAGAAGGAAACCACCAACCTGGTGCGTGTGCTGCAGGGAGACGAGTCCATTGTGAACTGTCTCCAGCCTCATCCCAGCTACTGCTTCCTGGCCACCAGCGGCATCGACCCGGTTGTGCGACTCTGGAACCCCAGGCCGGAG AGTGAGACCCTCAACGGCCGCGTGGTCGTGGACATGGAAGGTGCTTCCCAAGCCAACCAGAGGCGGATGAACGCGGACCCGCTGGAGGTGATGTTGCTGAACATGGGGTACCGGATCACAGGACTGACCAGTGGTGGGGCTGGAGGCTCAGATGATGAAGACAGCTCAGAGGGGCAAGTCCAGTGCCGGCCCAGCTAA